The Eremothecium gossypii ATCC 10895 chromosome IV, complete sequence genome contains a region encoding:
- the STL1 gene encoding glucose-inactivated glycerol proton symporter STL1 (Non-syntenic homolog of Saccharomyces cerevisiae YDR536W (STL1)): MIKESFSRTATGGFSGRALRLAVTITAVTGFSLFGYDQGLLSGLINGEQFNHEFPATLEQGDNDRHATVVQGAVTSCYELGCFFGSLYVMVDGERRGRKPLIIMGSLLTILGTVVSVAAFREHWGLGQFVIGRVVTGLGTGLNTSTIPVWQSEMSKPKNRGLLVNLEGSVIAVGTMIAYWIDFGLSYVDSSVQWRFPVAMQIVFAVLLLVGIVQLPESPRWLMAHGRTAESKYVLGKLDNLDPSDDSVLAEAAAIEDAVNRFKHEKRSLKDALTGGRGQNLQRTLVACSTQFFQQFTGCNAAIYYSTVLFHKTINLEYRLSLILGGVFSTVYTLATIPSFFLIETVGRRKLFLIGALGQGFSFTITFACLINDTKNNAKGAAVGLFLFIIFFGMTILSLPWIYPPEISSMKVRSITNAMSTCTNWLCNFAVVMFTPIFIHEAGWGCYLFFAVMNFLYVPIIFFFYPETAGRSLEEIDIIYAKSFVDGTQAWRVAANLPKLSLKEVEEYGIQLGLYNNEHDFKDEMKVITEAEGQVPRSSISDSNMESSSTGNGIMKKP, from the coding sequence ATGATAAAAGAGTCGTTTTCCAGGACCGCGACGGGCGGGTTCAGCGGCAGGGCGCTGCGGCTGGCAGTGACGATCACGGCAGTTACAGGGTTCTCGCTGTTCGGGTACGATCAGGGCCTGTTGTCGGGGCTGATCAACGGTGAGCAGTTCAACCACGAGTTCCCGGCGACGCTGGAGCAGGGCGACAACGACCGGCACGCGACGGTGGTGCAGGGCGCGGTGACGTCGTGCTACGAGCTGGGGTGTTTTTTCGGGTCGCTGTACGTGATGGTGGACGGGGAGCGGCGGGGGCGGAAGCCGCTGATCATCATGGGGTCGCTGCTGACGATTCTGGGGACGGTGGTGTCTGTGGCGGCGTTCCGCGAGCACTGGGGGCTGGGGCAGTTTGTGATCGGGCGGGTGGTGACGGGTCTGGGCACGGGGCTCAACACGTCGACGATCCCGGTGTGGCAGTCGGAGATGTCGAAGCCGAAGAACAGAGGGCTGCTGGTGAACCTGGAGGGCTCTGTGATTGCGGTGGGGACGATGATTGCGTACTGGATCGACTTCGGGCTGTCGTACGTGGACTCGAGCGTGCAGTGGCGGTTCCCGGTCGCGATGCAGATTGTGTTTgcggtgctgctgctggtgggGATCGTGCAGCTGCCGGAGTCGCCGCGGTGGCTGATGGCGCACGGGCGCACGGCGGAGTCCAAGTACGTGCTGGGCAAGCTTGACAACCTGGACCCCAGCGACGACAGCGTGCTGGCGGAGGCCGCGGCGATCGAGGACGCGGTGAACCGCTTCAAGCACGAGAAGCGCTCGCTGAAGGACGCGCTGaccggcggccgcggccaGAACCTGCAGAGAACCCTCGTGGCGTGCTCCACGCAGTTCTTCCAGCAGTTCACCGGCTGCAACGCCGCCATCTACTACTCCACTGTGCTGTTCCACAAGACCATCAACCTGGAGTACCGGCTATCCTTGATTCTGGGCGGTGTTTTCTCCACGGTCTACACGCTCGCCACGATCCCGTCTTTCTTCCTGATCGAGACGGTCGGTAGACGGAAGCTGTTCCTCATCGGCGCGCTTGGCCAGGGCTTCTCCTTCACCATCACGTTTGCCTGTTTGATCAACGACACGAAGAACAACGCGAAGGGTGCCGCGGTGGGCCTCTTCCTCTTCATCATCTTCTTTGGGATGACCATCCTATCTCTGCCATGGATCTACCCACCTGAGATCTCGTCCATGAAGGTGCGCTCGATCACGAACGCGATGTCCACCTGCACCAACTGGCTCTGTAACTTCGCCGTCGTCATGTTCACTCCTATCTTCATTCACGAGGCTGGCTGGGGCTGCTACCTGTTCTTTGCCGTGATGAACTTCCTGTACGTTCCAATTATCTTCTTCTTCTACCCTGAAACGGCTGGCAGATCCCTGGAAGAGATCGACATCATCTACGCCAAGTCGTTCGTCGACGGTACCCAGGCTTGGAGAGTAGCTGCAAACCTGCCTAAGTTGTCGTTGAAGGAAGTGGAGGAATACGGCATTCAGTTGGGTCTCTACAACAATGAGCACGACTTTAAAGACGAAATGAAAGTGATTACTGAGGCTGAGGGACAAGTTCCTCGGTCGTCTATCTCTGATTCTAACATGGAATCGTCCAGTACCGGTAATGGTATCATGAAGAAGCCATAA
- the SEN15 gene encoding Sen15p (Syntenic homolog of Saccharomyces cerevisiae YMR059W (SEN15)) has translation MSVSYNGGLTGLTALVRNNLVHYQQWSDVEVVPLRDREALRGRPAQKLSNDDEEIGVEYVLPVELSQYRSSGVTLEALDKVFSQLPASCKRVVLAISSDDGTVVYYTVYQGLQRPRKN, from the coding sequence ATGTCAGTTTCGTATAACGGCGGCCTTACAGGACTCACCGCACTCGTCCGCAACAACCTGGTGCACTATCAGCAGTGGAGCGACGTAGAAGTCGTGCCCCTGCGCGATAGAGAAGCGCTGCGGGGGCGGCCCGCGCAGAAACTCAGCAACGATGACGAGGAGATTGGCGTCGAGTACGTGCTGCCCGTGGAGCTGAGCCAGTaccgcagcagcggggTGACGCTGGAGGCGCTCGACAAGGTGTTCAGCCAGCTGCCGGCCAGCTGCAAGCGCGTGGTGCTCGCCATCAGCAGCGACGACGGCACGGTGGTGTACTACACGGTGTACCAGGGCCTGCAGCGGCCGCGCAAGAATTAG
- the AAN1 gene encoding Aan1p (Syntenic homolog of Saccharomyces cerevisiae YKL075C) has translation MGDCCRCSQQWHVASNGAKSIKEGASGGTGRKHARRYKFQFYKHLQFQGTRYQVVTSRPYLIERYGERKAATIRSFVKCIHRKINDDVTRISDERVTHGVSKWEKSKLFLLLVTLSQRGGPEYWLDKTNGCQSRAGGDGARKSDEVEEGGSRRGQRLVCTLVEQIMRENITEDYDESVHDENYVFSSIWANFMEGLINHYLEKVIIPKSELKVCQQLYKPMMKIISLYNEYNELMDKSERNGFFPAQEEVCESGGVEQLSERAEDDVSTDQKLVKAQKLLWQARQDIPKTISKELTLLSEMYSTLSADEQDYALDEFVCCAEEYIEVEYLPALIDLLFQNCGTLLFWKIMMVLEPFFYYIEEVDDSNERDEDDDESGSSVPTPANSEATHRPAKPDPRMVTLEKICEVAARQKWI, from the coding sequence ATGGGTGACTGCTGCCGGTGCTCACAGCAGTGGCACGTAGCTAGTAATGGTGCGAAATCGATCAAAGAGGGTGCGTCTGGCGGTACAGGCAGAAAGCACGCCCGCCGATACAAGTTCCAGTTCTACAAGCACCTGCAGTTCCAGGGTACGAGGTACCAGGTGGTGACTTCGCGGCCGTATCTGATAGAGCGGTACGGGGAGCGCAAGGCGGCGACGATCAGGTCGTTTGTCAAGTGCATCCATCGGAAAATCAACGACGATGTGACACGGATCAGCGACGAGCGGGTGACGCACGGGGTGTCGAAGTGGGAGAAGTCGAAGCTGttcctgctgctggtgacGCTGTCGCAGCGGGGCGGGCCGGAGTACTGGCTGGACAAGACGAACGGGTGCCAGAGCCGCGCGGGCGGAGACGGCGCGCGGAAGAGCGACGAGGTGGAGGAGGGCGGGAGCCGGCGGGGCCAGAGGCTCGTCTGCACACTGGTGGAGCAGATCATGCGCGAGAACATCACGGAGGACTACGACGAGAGCGTGCACGACGAGAACTACGTGTTCTCGTCGATATGGGCGAACTTCATGGAGGGGTTGATAAACCACTACCTAGAGAAGGTCATCATACCCAAGTCCGAGCTGAAGGTGTGCCAGCAGCTGTACAAGCCGATGATGAAGATCATCTCACTCTATAACGAATACAACGAGCTCATGGACAAGAGCGAGCGCAACGGGTTCTTTCCGGCGCAAGAGGAGGTGTGCGAGAGCGGCGGCGTGGAGCAGCTCAGCGAACGAGCGGAGGACGACGTCTCCACGGACCAGAAGCTGGTGAAGGCACAGAAGCTACTGTGGCAGGCGCGCCAGGACATCCCCAAGACCATCAGCAAGGAGCTGACGCTGCTCTCTGAAATGTACTCTACTCTTAGCGCCGACGAGCAGGACTACGCGTTGGACGAGTTCGTGTGTTGCGCAGAGGAGTACATCGAGGTGGAGTACCTGCCCGCACTCATTGACCTTCTTTTCCAGAACTGCGGCACCCTGCTCTTCTGGAAGATCATGATGGTCCTGGAACCTTTTTTCTACTATATAGAGGAGGTCGACGACAGCAATGAGCGTGACGAGGACGATGACGAGAGCGGCTCCTCGGTGCCCACACCCGCCAACAGCGAGGCAACACACAGGCCGGCGAAGCCCGACCCGCGCATGGTCACCCTGGAGAAAATATGCGAGGTGGCTGCGCGGCAAAAGTGGATCTAG
- the ARG7 gene encoding glutamate N-acetyltransferase (Syntenic homolog of Saccharomyces cerevisiae YMR062C (ARG7)): MKSSLSLCQRAANAASKYERYVPSCGVFPLGFKVGSIATGVKKNGQLDLGVILSTYEREGGATAAAVFTTNKFKAAPVVASKERLAKSEGRGISAIVVNSGCANAVTGAVGLENANKVVQLVEQQLGRKDTTLLMSTGVIGQHLSMDKIEHGLGTLLNNDDAFGNDFSSWLSLSKAMMTTDTFPKLISSRFTLPGGTTYTLTGISKGAGMICPNMATLLGFIGTDLPISPSALQNILSSAVDRSFNCISVDGDMSTNDTIYMLASGAIDTDLITESSESFPLIKAQVTELAQNLAQLVVRDGEGSTKFVTVHVKRALNFADAKVIAKTISNSSLVKCALYGQDANWGRILCAIGYAQLGDCASLDESTLNVSFVGVGDSKGAELNLVVDGVPNVNINESKAATMLADTDLKIVVDLGTGTEECNFWTCDLSHEYISINADYRS, encoded by the coding sequence ATGAAAAGTAGCCTGTCGCTTTGTCAACGTGCGGCCAACGCGGCCTCCAAGTACGAGCGCTACGTTCCGAGTTGCGGCGTTTTCCCCCTGGGGTTTAAAGTGGGTTCCATCGCCACGGGGGTCAAGAAAAATGGGCAGCTTGATTTGGGTGTGATCCTAAGTACGTATGAGCGCGAGGGGGGGGCAACTGCTGCGGCGGTGTTCACGACGAACAAATTCAAGGCGGCGCCTGTGGTAGCTTCTAAGGAGCGCCTGGCGAAGTCTGAGGGGCGGGGAATTAGCGCTATTGTGGTCAACTCAGGATGCGCCAATGCCGTAACGGGCGCAGTTGGACTGGAAAACGCAAACAAGGTTGTCcagctggtggagcagcagcttggTAGGAAAGATACGACCTTGCTGATGTCCACTGGCGTTATAGGCCAGCACCTATCGATGGATAAGATCGAGCACGGGCTGGGCACTCTATTGAACAATGATGACGCATTTGGTAACGACTTCAGTTCATGGCTATCGCTGTCCAAAGCCATGATGACTACAGACACGTTCCCTAAACTAATCAGCTCTCGATTTACTTTGCCAGGTGGGACTACGTACACCCTCACAGGAATATCGAAGGGCGCCGGGATGATTTGTCCCAACATGGCGACGCTGCTGGGTTTTATTGGGACTGACTTGCCCATTAGCCCCTCAGCTTTACAGAACATTCTATCATCCGCGGTCGATCGCTCGTTCAATTGCATATCAGTCGATGGCGATATGAGTACCAACGATACCATCTACATGCTTGCAAGCGGCGCCATCGATACCGATTTGATAACGGAGTCAAGCGAGTCTTTTCCTCTAATAAAGGCGCAAGTTACGGAACTGGCGCAGAATTTGGCCCAGCTGGTAGTACGTGATGGGGAGGGATCTACGAAGTTTGTCACAGTCCATGTGAAGCGCGCGCTAAATTTCGCTGACGCCAAGGTCATTGCAAAGACTATTTCAAATTCCAGTTTAGTTAAGTGTGCGTTATATGGGCAAGATGCTAACTGGGGTCGTATCCTATGTGCTATCGGGTATGCACAGCTGGGCGATTGCGCATCGCTCGATGAAAGCACCCTAAATGTGTCCTTTGTCGGTGTTGGTGACTCAAAGGGAGCTGAACTAAATCTTGTTGTGGACGGCGTGCCCAACGTTAATATAAATGAGTCAAAGGCAGCCACAATGCTGGCTGATACAGATCTTAAGATTGTAGTCGATCTCGGCACAGGCACGGAAGAATGCAACTTCTGGACCTGCGACCTTTCACATGAATATATCAGCATAAATGCCGACTATCGTTCCTGA
- the FET3 gene encoding ferroxidase FET3 (Syntenic homolog of Saccharomyces cerevisiae YMR058W (FET3)) encodes MKGLLSSVVLLAAAWTHVSAEEHVFHWKTGMGKANPDTLKERPVITCNGEYPWPAVRVKQGDKVSVLLENGFEKWNTSLHFHGMFQNGTNQMDGPEMVTQCPIPPGGSMWYNFTVEGNKGTFWYHSHTAGQFQDGMKGVFVIDEANSTFAYNFDKEMTLELSEWYHDVAVDKIPEFLHLYNPTGAEPIPQNLIINNTRNLTWKVEPDTTYLLRLVNTGGFVSQYFWIEDHEMEVVEVDGVYVEKNVTNMLYITSAQRYSVLVHTKNETSRNFAIMQKMDDTMLDVMPDDLQLNATSYMIYNDQLPNPEEHRVGELEFLDDIYLVPIDEHRVPMLEDATAKIEVTVDMDNLMDGRNYAFFNNITYTEPKVPTLMTVLSAGDKATNPLVYGTNTNAHVLEHNDIVEIVINNKDTGRHPFHLHGHVFQVVARGPTAADQDDLDAADPIEYPGEDEGREYPMTRDTVYVNGKSYVVLRFKADNPGVWFFHCHLEWHMIQGLSLTIIEAPLEIQRTASQKLTDSTIGACQAAHVPHIGNAAAHTEDLLDLSGQNVQQKSIPEGFTPKGIVAMFFSCLAAVLGLITIAVYGLMDMKDAEGRVIEDLGVDPVVLSKGSLADEGSVSTSSDVKK; translated from the coding sequence ATGAAGGGTCTGTTGAGCTCAGTGGTTCTGCTGGCAGCAGCATGGACTCACGTGTCTGCCGAAGAGCATGTCTTCCACTGGAAGACAGGGATGGGTAAGGCCAACCCCGACACTCTGAAAGAGAGACCAGTGATAACGTGCAATGGCGAATACCCTTGGCCGGCTGTGCGAGTCAAGCAAGGAGACAAGGTGTCTGTTCTCCTGGAAAACGGGTTTGAGAAGTGGAACACCTCCCTCCACTTCCACGGGATGTTCCAAAACGGGACAAATCAGATGGACGGCCCAGAGATGGTGACTCAGTGTCCTATTCCGCCGGGCGGGTCGATGTGGTACAACTTTACTGTTGAGGGCAACAAGGGGACCTTCTGGTACCACTCACACACCGCGGGCCAGTTCCAGGATGGTATGAAGGGTGTGTTTGTCATAGATGAGGCAAACAGCACGTTCGCGTACAATTTTGAcaaggaaatgacgctgGAGCTAAGCGAGTGGTATCACGACGTGGCTGTAGACAAGATCCCGGAGTTCCTGCACCTGTACAACCCCACAGGCGCGGAACCCATCCCCCAGAACCTAATCATCAACAACACGAGAAACCTAACATGGAAGGTGGAGCCAGACACTACGTACCTGCTGCGTCTAGTGAACACCGGCGGCTTCGTGTCCCAGTACTTCTGGATCGAGGATCACGAAATGGAGGTGGTCGAGGTGGACGGCGTGTACGTTGAGAAGAACGTTACCAACATGCTGTACATCACCAGTGCGCAGCGGTACTCCGTCCTGGTCCACACCAAGAATGAGACGTCTCGCAACTTTGCCATCATGCAGAAGATGGACGACACCATGCTTGACGTGATGCCCGATGACCTGCAGCTGAACGCGACCTCCTACATGATCTACAACGACCAGTTGCCAAATCCTGAGGAGCACAGGGTCGGCGAGCTCGAGTTCCTGGACGACATCTATCTGGTTCCGATCGACGAGCATCGTGTCCCGATGCTGGAGGACGCCACCGCCAAGATCGAGGTCACCGTGGACATGGACAACCTGATGGACGGTAGAAACTACGCCTTCTTCAACAACATCACCTACACCGAGCCCAAGGTCCCCACCCTGATGACCGTTCTCAGCGCCGGCGACAAGGCCACGAACCCTCTCGTCTACGGCACCAACACCAACGCACACGTCCTCGAGCACAACGACATCGTGGAGATCGTCATCAACAACAAGGACACTGGCAGACACCCCTTCCATCTCCACGGCCACGTGTTCCAAGTTGTCGCCAGAGGCCCCACCGCCGCGGATCAGGACGACCTGGACGCCGCGGACCCCATCGAGTACCCCGGCGAGGACGAGGGTCGCGAGTACCCGATGACCCGTGACACCGTCTACGTAAACGGCAAGTCCTACGTCGTCCTGCGCTTCAAGGCAGACAACCCCGGCGTCTGGTTCTTCCACTGCCACCTCGAGTGGCACATGATCCAGGGCCTCTCCCTCACCATCATCGAGGCGCCGCTGGAGATCCAGCGCACCGCCTCCCAGAAACTCACCGACAGCACCATCGGCGCTTGTCAGGCCGCCCACGTGCCCCACATTGGCaacgccgccgcccacaCCGAGGACCTGCTTGACCTCTCGGGCCAGAACGTCCAGCAGAAGAGCATCCCCGAGGGCTTCACCCCCAAGGGCATCGTCGCCATGTTCTTCTCCTGTCTCGCCGCCGTCCTGGGTCTGATCACCATCGCTGTCTACGGCCTAATGGACATGAAGGACGCCGAGGGACGTGTAATTGAAGACTTGGGTGTCGATCCCGTCGTGCTTTCCAAGGGCTCCCTCGCTGACGAGGGCAGCGTCAGCACGTCGTCAGACGTCAAAAAATAG
- the PSG1 gene encoding Psg1p (Syntenic homolog of Saccharomyces cerevisiae YKL077W) — MMLSGLVYLLLAQVAVGRREYVRVQTTTTTTEELHPWHRTIYGTVKEIVTPTVIAGVTFSLKPDPTPDPLKPWVSLKKDGAPQTIKPEVKKGRTIKGPPDYSTYFKQVSTTTYSYEELQAHNMDPNDVHEEEVFTEEDDTYTSLNPLIRCTPDRYFNKGLAKDVSSAPFCTPREHVDWYAGQTYFITWYTHFFWDKALDAPAEQARVMLYYVKKGQLRQKREPIKPFFRGQWIKNIDGLFAITIDEEWLQGQGTRQLMLTVQPSTVADEEFDPVEHGILVRLALPNRVFKAGKQDLKMLDSGMTDETWYYLLLTLPTIVVFVAALVYFFLQWNRRYTDFSDISRAAIAKKHRIIGKFKDMPRFRNMRNHRYDELPQHNKSSKQS, encoded by the coding sequence ATGATGCTTAGTGGGTTGGTGTACTTGCTGCTTGCACAAGTTGCAGTTGGCCGGAGAGAATATGTAAGAGTGCAGACGACGACTACGACTACCGAGGAGTTGCACCCCTGGCACCGGACCATATACGGGACCGTGAAGGAGATCGTGACGCCCACGGTGATTGCGGGCGTGACGTTCTCGTTGAAGCCGGATCCGACGCCCGATCCGCTCAAACCGTGGGTTTCGCTGAAGAAAGACGGCGCGCCGCAGACCATCAAGCCAGAAGTTAAGAAGGGGAGGACCATCAAGGGCCCGCCAGACTACTCGACGTACTTTAAGCAGGTGAGCACGACGACGTACTCGTacgaggagctgcaggcgcaCAACATGGACCCCAACGACGTGCACGAGGAGGAGGTGTTCACGGAAGAGGATGACACATACACGTCGCTCAACCCGCTAATCCGGTGCACTCCGGACCGGTACTTCAACAAGGGCCTGGCCAAGGACGTGAGCAGCGCGCCGTTCTGCACGCCGCGGGAGCACGTTGACTGGTACGCAGGCCAGACGTACTTCATCACATGGTACACGCACTTCTTCTGGGACAAGGCCCTCGACGCGCCGGCGGAACAGGCGCGGGTCATGCTGTATTACGTCAAGAAGGGACAGCTCAGGCAGAAGCGGGAGCCCATCAAGCCCTTCTTCCGCGGCCAGTGGATCAAGAACATTGACGGACTGTTTGCGATCACTATCGATGAGGAGTGGCTACAGGGGCAGGGCACGCGCCAGCTGATGCTAACGGTGCAGCCGTCGACTGTGGCCGACGAGGAGTTTGACCCCGTTGAGCACGGGATTCTTGTGCGGCTAGCGCTACCGAACAGGGTTTTCAAGGCGGGCAAGCAGGACCTGAAGATGCTGGATTCGGGCATGACAGACGAGACGTGGTATTACCTGCTCTTGACGTTGCCAACCAtcgtcgtcttcgtcgCAGCCCTTGTGTACTTCTTCCTGCAGTGGAACCGGCGCTACACCGACTTTTCCGACATCAGCAGAGCGGCCATCGCGAAGAAGCATCGGATCATCGGCAAGTTCAAGGACATGCCGCGCTTCCGGAACATGCGCAACCACAGGTATGACGAGCTACCGCAACATAATAAGAGTAGCAAGCAAAGTTAA
- the RNA14 gene encoding cleavage polyadenylation factor subunit RNA14 (Syntenic homolog of Saccharomyces cerevisiae YMR061W (RNA14)) — MSGNETPDAGTVKSVSPSSGGSSLPARPTLRERDPNDIENRLRDQIEEDPTQILLYIELIKYYVGKQQVAEIREVFGQLHELFPLESFLWTIHLNWELEQEESGQVETLLAKCLSGELMNNDIYLWSTYLGYVRRKNNTVTGGEEARGTVLKAYELVMEKCAVFEPRSMQFWQDYLQFLEQWKPVSKWEEQSRVEILRKLYKRLLCLPVESLERYWEKYTQWEQEVNQLTARKFIGELSASYMNARSLYQEWSNLTKGLRRSLPTKLNQATQQNLPAPGQYDEYQLQIWTKWIQWELDNKLDLPEVVLRQRVEYVHRQAVQHMCFAPEIWYNYAMFVDENEHEKVLEIAVRCNPGSLSLTFKLAEYLELNNKIEALEERFQHCIARISMELQVMNDTTMDPDKILRQTRKLTFAYCVYMTTMKRVTGLSAARKVFSKCRKLKKDISYEIYVENAYMEYYNNSDVTTPCRVLEFGLKYFQDNGNYINKYLDFLILVKQDAQIKSLFESCIDKIYNLDQLKEIYKKVINYESKFGNLNNVYELERRFFEKFPEAEKIEVFTDRYQLQGENLLKRLEFPYLMDEYGIPVLSGYAVKRSLHSAGIVFDDNGSSKRQRQEQTEAVPMEIIELLKVLPKRQYFKTIVLDPHKLADFLSDKVTIPPCD; from the coding sequence ATGTCAGGAAATGAGACACCGGATGCGGGGACTGTAAAGAGCGTGTCGCCTTCTTCTGGGGGCAGCAGCCTGCCGGCACGCCCCACGTTACGGGAACGAGACCCGAACGACATTGAAAACCGTCTGCGGGACCAGATTGAGGAGGATCCGACGCAGATCTTGCTATACATAGAGCTGATTAAATACTATGTGGGCAAGCAGCAGGTGGCGGAGATCCGGGAGGTGTTCGGACAGCTACACGAGCTGTTCCCGCTGGAGTCGTTCCTGTGGACGATCCACCTCAACTgggagctggagcaggaggagaGCGGGCAGGTGGAGACGCTGCTGGCGAAGTGCCTGTCCGGGGAGCTGATGAACAACGACATCTACCTGTGGTCGACGTACCTGGGGTATGTGCGGCGCAAGAACAACACGGTGACGGGCGGCGAAGAGGCGCGGGGCACGGTGCTGAAGGCGTACGAGCTGGTGATGGAGAAATGCGCGGTGTTTGAGCCGCGGTCGATGCAGTTCTGGCAGGACTACCTGCAGTTTCTGGAGCAGTGGAAGCCGGTGAGCAAGTGGGAGGAGCAGAGCCGGGTCGAGATTCTGCGCAAGCTGTACAAGCGCCTGCTGTGCCTGCCAGTGGAGTCGCTGGAGCGGTACTGGGAGAAATACACGCAGTGGGAGCAGGAGGTCAACCAGTTGACGGCGCGGAAGTTCATCGGAGAGCTCTCGGCGAGCTACATGAATGCGCGCTCGCTGTACCAGGAGTGGTCGAACCTGACGAAGGGCCTGCGGCGCTCGCTGCCCACGAAGCTAAACCAGGCGACACAGCAGAACCTGCCTGCGCCCGGTCAGTACGATGAGTACCAGCTGCAGATCTGGACGAAGTGGATCCAGTGGGAGCTGGACAACAAGCTCGACCTGCCCGAAGTCgtgctgcgccagcgcgtGGAATACGTGCACCGCCAGGCTGTGCAGCACATGTGCTTTGCGCCGGAGATATGGTACAACTACGCCATGTTTGTGGACGAGAACGAGCACGAGAAGGTCCTTGAGATCGCCGTCAGGTGCAATCCAGGGTCGCTCTCGTTGACCTTTAAGCTCGCGGAGTACTTGGAGCTGAATAACAAAATAgaggcgctggaggagcGTTTCCAGCACTGCATAGCCAGGATATCAATGGAATTACAGGTAATGAACGACACCACGATGGATCCTGACAAGATACTCCGCCAGACGCGCAAGCTGACTTTTGCATATTGCGTCTACATGACGACAATGAAGAGAGTGACCGGCCTATCCGCGGCCCGGAAGGTGTTCTCGAAGTGTCGCAAACTGAAAAAGGACATCTCGTATGAGATATACGTGGAGAACGCTTACATGGAGTACTACAACAACAGCGACGTCACCACGCCCTGCAGGGTCCTGGAGTTTGGGCTCAAGTACTTCCAGGACAACGGGAACTACATCAACAAGTACCTCGACTTCTTGATCTTGGTGAAGCAGGACGCGCAGATCAAATCCCTCTTTGAAAGTTGTATTGATAAAATCTACAATCTTGATCAGCTAAAGGAAATCTACAAGAAGGTGATCAACTACGAGTCTAAGTTTGGGAATCTGAATAACGTTTATGAGCTCGAACGCCGTTTCTTCGAGAAATTTCCCGAGGCGGAAAAGATTGAAGTGTTTACTGATCGCTACCAGCTGCAGGGTGAGAATTTGCTGAAACGGTTGGAATTCCCCTACCTGATGGATGAGTATGGCATACCTGTCCTAAGTGGCTATGCCGTTAAACGGTCTCTACATTCTGCTGGTATAGTCTTTGACGACAACGGCAGTAGTAAGAGACAGCGCCAAGAACAGACAGAGGCTGTTCCCATGGAAATTATAGAGTTACTGAAGGTTCTCCCAAAGCGGCAGTATTTCAAAACAATTGTGTTGGATCCACACAAGCTTGCAGATTTCTTGAGTGATAAGGTGACGATTCCACCCTGCGACTAA
- the SAM37 gene encoding SAM complex subunit SAM37 (Syntenic homolog of Saccharomyces cerevisiae YMR060C (SAM37)): protein MATIHLWGVDGAPALISPESIALFWLVNTCEVECTVVFSNNAHLSPREELPLYVGEDGSAAYEYPEIVEQLLGRELGLEERSLVCWAAERCGALSDYQLYLNRKNYEQYTRRVFSQLLPWPLWYNTPVQRRERARAQRGGTPAPAHDAEKELAQHSKTLQATRELRERGEKALADAAAEMEYAAALDRALQPWIAVRGAAATLGPAELLFAAHLYVQQQLPDGARVTAHLRAHYPALCDGLLRACELHACAPRAAAVAVRAPTAAETPSVPRELYRYVTSYWTI, encoded by the coding sequence ATGGCTACCATCCATCTATGGGGAGTCGACGGGGCGCCAGCATTGATCTCTCCCGAGAGCATCGCGCTTTTTTGGCTTGTCAATACGTGCGAAGTTGAGTGCACGGTAGTGTTCTCGAACAATGCGCATCTCTCCCCACGTGAGGAGCTGCCGCTGTACGTCGGGGAGGACGGCAGCGCAGCCTACGAGTACCCCGAGATCGTGGAGCAGCTCCTGGGCCGGGAGCTGGGGCTGGAGGAGCGCAGCCTGGTGTGCTGGGCGGCCgagcgctgcggcgcgctgTCGGACTACCAGCTGTACCTCAACCGCAAGAACTACGAGCAGTACACGCGGCGGGTGTTCTCGCAGCTACTGCCGTGGCCCCTGTGGTACAACACGCCCGTGCAGCggcgcgagcgcgcgcgtgcgcagcgcggcggcacgccggcgccggcgcacgacgcggagaaggagctggcgcagcacAGCAAGACGCTGCAGGCGACGCGGGAGCTGCGAGAGCGCGGTGAGAAGGCGCTAGCGGACGCCGCAGCCGAGATGGAGTACGCAGCCGCGCTCGACCGGGCGCTGCAGCCGTGGATCGCGGtccgcggcgcggccgccacGCTGGGGCCCGCGGAGCTGCTGTTCGCCGCGCACCTGTacgtgcagcagcaactGCCGGACGGCGCGCGCGTCACCGCGCACCTGCGCGCGCACTACCCTGCGCTCTGCGACGGACTGCTGCGCGCGTGCGAGCTGCACGCGTGCGcaccgcgcgcggcggccgtGGCTGTCCGCGCGCCCACCGCCGCAGAGACCCCCAGTGTGCCCCGGGAACTGTACAGGTATGTCACTTCCTATTGGACTATATAA